A stretch of the Flavobacterium aquiphilum genome encodes the following:
- a CDS encoding class A beta-lactamase-related serine hydrolase yields MKVFVCTHTKFFPVALLVILSIWCNNVSGQTKFRKKERKYDFSTVEHKIQTWVDSSYYSGASIVIVKNDIVVYEKIFGNYNKDSQIFIASAGKWLAAATIASVVEKTNLSWDDKVKKWLPEFKDAKGEATLRQLFSHTSGFPDYQPKDSVTDNYQTLEESVKHIVNIPAERQPGTSFHYGGLAMQVAGRMAELATGKDFETIFQENIAIPLVMKNTHFVPVDNSGGHSPMLGGGAKSKLYDYIHFLDMISHEGNYKGKRILKQESIFLMQSDQVGDAKVVDPEYVKRVRAEKHNGVYGLGEWREELDVKGNAVLISSPSWAGAYPWIDKTTNTYGFFLTHVNVEKANKAGFSSFYNSPVLPIMVRDVYKNSALPKEVKTGFVNVGDAKLYYEELGNGVPVIFIHGHSFDHSEWDPQFFEFAKKYRVIRYDCRGYGYSDKPKEDLAFLHADDLLKLMNRLKIKKAHLVGLSMGGFIATDFLALHQERLLSIIAASGDIFPVPGPSEPWTKEQLAVRRVEIAKVKQRGTMTQKWDWLNGLMSNGGTNLEAIRRPVWDMIYKWDQWQPLHAEPRLVLGNDAISILKKQKVTVPVMVLTGEADKNRVNKLLKCVPSAVQVLVPNAGHVSNLENPVDFNRLVMDFLKTNKNK; encoded by the coding sequence ATGAAAGTGTTTGTTTGTACGCATACTAAATTTTTTCCAGTTGCACTATTGGTAATCCTGTCGATATGGTGTAATAATGTATCTGGTCAGACCAAGTTTCGAAAAAAGGAAAGAAAATATGATTTTTCAACTGTCGAGCATAAGATCCAAACTTGGGTGGATAGTAGTTATTACTCTGGAGCATCGATTGTAATTGTTAAGAATGACATTGTTGTTTATGAAAAGATCTTTGGAAATTATAATAAAGATAGTCAAATTTTTATTGCCTCAGCTGGGAAATGGTTAGCTGCAGCTACAATAGCCTCAGTTGTTGAAAAAACAAACCTTTCTTGGGATGACAAAGTGAAAAAATGGTTACCTGAATTTAAAGATGCAAAAGGAGAAGCCACTTTAAGACAACTTTTTTCTCATACTTCAGGTTTTCCAGATTACCAACCTAAGGATTCGGTTACAGATAATTACCAAACATTGGAGGAATCGGTAAAACACATTGTTAATATACCGGCTGAAAGGCAACCAGGGACTTCGTTTCATTATGGAGGATTAGCAATGCAGGTGGCTGGAAGAATGGCTGAGTTAGCTACCGGAAAAGATTTTGAAACTATTTTTCAGGAGAACATTGCCATACCATTAGTGATGAAAAACACGCATTTTGTTCCCGTGGATAATAGTGGTGGACATAGTCCAATGCTTGGCGGTGGTGCCAAAAGTAAGCTTTATGATTATATCCATTTTTTAGATATGATTAGTCATGAAGGAAATTATAAAGGGAAACGAATTCTAAAGCAAGAATCTATTTTTTTAATGCAATCAGACCAGGTAGGAGATGCCAAGGTAGTCGATCCTGAATATGTAAAAAGAGTGCGGGCCGAAAAACATAATGGGGTATATGGACTTGGTGAATGGAGAGAAGAATTGGACGTAAAAGGGAATGCTGTATTAATTAGTAGTCCAAGCTGGGCGGGTGCTTATCCCTGGATTGATAAAACAACCAATACATATGGTTTTTTTTTAACCCATGTCAATGTAGAAAAGGCGAATAAAGCTGGTTTTTCATCTTTCTACAATAGTCCTGTCTTGCCAATAATGGTAAGGGATGTTTATAAAAATAGTGCCCTGCCAAAAGAGGTAAAGACAGGTTTTGTAAATGTCGGTGATGCAAAATTATATTATGAGGAATTGGGAAATGGAGTGCCTGTAATTTTTATTCATGGGCATTCCTTTGATCACAGCGAATGGGATCCTCAGTTTTTTGAGTTTGCCAAGAAGTATAGGGTTATTCGATATGATTGCAGAGGATACGGTTATTCGGATAAGCCAAAAGAGGATTTAGCATTTTTACATGCCGATGATCTTTTGAAGTTGATGAATAGACTTAAAATCAAAAAAGCACATTTGGTTGGACTTTCCATGGGAGGTTTTATAGCTACAGATTTTTTGGCTTTGCATCAAGAACGTCTTTTATCAATTATAGCTGCCAGCGGAGATATTTTTCCGGTTCCCGGCCCATCTGAGCCTTGGACAAAAGAGCAATTGGCTGTTCGACGAGTTGAAATAGCAAAAGTGAAGCAAAGAGGAACTATGACTCAGAAATGGGATTGGTTAAATGGTTTGATGAGTAATGGAGGAACTAATTTAGAAGCGATAAGAAGACCTGTTTGGGATATGATTTACAAATGGGATCAATGGCAACCACTTCATGCAGAACCTCGACTGGTTTTAGGAAATGACGCTATTTCTATTTTGAAGAAACAAAAAGTAACAGTTCCAGTAATGGTTTTGACAGGAGAAGCAGATAAAAATCGTGTCAATAAATTATTGAAATGTGTGCCAAGTGCTGTCCAAGTTTTGGTTCCAAATGCAGGTCACGTGAGTAATTTAGAAAACCCAGTTGATTTTAATCGATTGGTTATGGACTTTTTAAAAACAAATAAAAACAAGTAA
- a CDS encoding heparinase II/III family protein, with protein MQNKILVLLFLLLTLGNVKSQNLPVPQNIGTQHPRVFGKDMSLSQVKELVGKEEWAAAIMAKTKNNLAPYIAHYKTDKTWLVSRLQMYWKTKATQVYIKGGTYDHADGEAPVPTVKFIGGRGTPTDYKNPKIEDIQPYMDDPRGLYLQNKSSGSWEWAPIPATSGIVGAINRDIMSIVRDAAFMYWYTGEQVYGDLAYSVLDTYLEGIYYRNEPIDLSHGHHQTLVGYAGFEVIQEHILNEITQGYDFLYGYIQKQHPERMDLYAQTFQKWADLLIKNGVSFNNWNLLEAAHISHIALVLENNSAYKNGKGAQYYLDQIMNQTSTRQWSMNKLIDYGYDKETAVWNESPGYSLNVLSDFISFAEFYDRNFDIDLLKEMPVLKQAVKSSAQYLYPNKYMVSFGDGHYNKLRVEPILYIIENAQKYGKKEDEEYFTKMYKTIYANDASEGKFIGKNIQDLFAEKALTFDKNVVEGKLLDYTTPLFYVEHNSWLVQRQGEGDSALMISQIGSLGNHMHSNGIAMELYGKGLPLAPEMGHGSSYFSIEYAEYYTQFPAHNTVIVNGKSKYPEMKSNHGFDLNAAYPKSGLNTGIAPGITFSDVSFLEPETNSNQRRVMGIVKNGSDEGYYIDIFRSTQNKGNNIKNEYFFHNLGQNLELTTTAGTVLDLKPTSKLAFGDGDLMAYDYIWDKKSIESSQDFKGKFNLALKDKTVNMNLWMQGQEDREVFSVLSPKSTALSHGLLPDEINNNPIPTLVVRQNGEAWDRPFVAIYEPALNNMSNIQFVDYFGKDEFVGIHVTNKSGREDFIFSNAVADKKLNEKQFSITGTYGIISKKADDFTLFLGNGKVISNRKYTIDLGNEVASAVLKNENGVMFFGTDRVSVLTVSLEGKSKDAILTDAAGVIYKGNYNSKEKTVSFKLPVMTYQTIKLTID; from the coding sequence GTTACTTACTTTAGGGAATGTGAAATCCCAAAATTTACCAGTTCCTCAAAATATAGGTACACAACATCCACGTGTTTTTGGGAAAGACATGTCCTTGAGTCAAGTAAAAGAATTGGTGGGAAAAGAAGAATGGGCTGCGGCTATTATGGCCAAAACCAAGAATAATTTAGCACCCTATATTGCCCACTATAAAACAGATAAAACTTGGTTGGTTTCCCGACTTCAGATGTATTGGAAAACCAAAGCAACACAGGTTTATATTAAAGGTGGTACGTATGATCATGCAGATGGGGAAGCGCCAGTGCCAACAGTTAAATTTATTGGAGGACGAGGAACACCAACGGATTATAAAAATCCTAAAATAGAAGATATTCAGCCATATATGGATGATCCAAGAGGTTTGTATCTTCAAAATAAATCAAGTGGTTCCTGGGAATGGGCACCAATACCTGCGACCAGTGGAATTGTTGGGGCTATTAATAGAGATATTATGAGTATTGTCAGAGATGCGGCATTTATGTATTGGTACACTGGTGAACAAGTTTATGGCGATTTGGCTTATTCCGTTTTGGATACTTACTTAGAAGGGATTTATTATCGTAATGAACCAATTGACTTGAGTCATGGTCATCATCAAACTTTGGTAGGTTATGCTGGTTTTGAAGTTATCCAAGAACATATTTTGAATGAAATTACTCAAGGCTATGATTTTCTTTATGGGTACATTCAAAAGCAACATCCTGAAAGAATGGATTTGTATGCTCAAACTTTTCAAAAATGGGCAGATTTACTTATAAAGAATGGAGTTAGCTTCAACAATTGGAATTTACTTGAGGCAGCTCATATTTCTCATATAGCATTGGTTTTAGAAAATAATTCGGCTTATAAAAATGGTAAGGGAGCGCAATACTATTTGGATCAGATAATGAATCAGACTTCTACAAGACAATGGTCGATGAATAAATTAATTGATTATGGTTACGATAAAGAAACGGCAGTTTGGAATGAAAGTCCTGGTTATTCTTTAAATGTTTTGAGTGATTTTATTTCATTCGCCGAGTTTTATGATCGCAATTTCGATATTGATTTATTAAAAGAAATGCCTGTGCTAAAACAAGCTGTAAAATCAAGTGCACAATACCTTTATCCGAACAAATACATGGTCTCGTTTGGAGATGGACATTATAATAAATTACGTGTCGAGCCAATTCTCTATATAATTGAAAATGCACAAAAATACGGGAAGAAAGAGGACGAAGAGTATTTTACAAAAATGTACAAGACCATTTATGCTAATGATGCAAGTGAAGGGAAATTTATAGGTAAAAATATTCAGGATCTTTTTGCAGAGAAAGCTTTAACATTTGACAAAAATGTCGTTGAAGGAAAACTATTAGACTACACGACTCCATTGTTTTATGTTGAGCATAATAGTTGGTTGGTGCAACGTCAGGGAGAGGGAGATTCTGCCTTAATGATTAGTCAAATTGGTTCATTAGGGAATCACATGCATTCTAATGGAATTGCAATGGAACTCTATGGGAAAGGTTTGCCTCTAGCACCAGAGATGGGGCATGGATCTAGTTACTTTTCGATAGAATATGCCGAATACTACACACAGTTTCCAGCTCATAATACTGTGATTGTAAATGGGAAATCGAAATATCCTGAGATGAAAAGCAATCATGGTTTTGATTTAAATGCTGCTTACCCTAAAAGTGGATTAAACACAGGAATTGCTCCTGGAATTACTTTTTCAGATGTTTCTTTTTTGGAACCGGAAACTAATAGTAATCAACGCAGAGTAATGGGAATTGTAAAAAATGGGAGTGATGAGGGATATTATATAGACATCTTCCGTTCTACACAAAACAAAGGAAATAATATAAAAAATGAATATTTTTTCCATAATCTGGGACAGAATTTAGAATTAACAACAACAGCAGGAACTGTTTTAGATTTGAAACCTACCTCTAAATTAGCTTTTGGTGATGGTGATTTGATGGCATATGATTATATATGGGATAAGAAATCCATCGAATCCAGTCAGGATTTTAAAGGGAAATTTAATTTGGCTTTAAAAGATAAAACAGTGAACATGAACCTCTGGATGCAGGGACAAGAGGATAGAGAAGTTTTCTCGGTTCTTTCACCAAAATCAACTGCTTTAAGTCATGGGTTATTACCGGATGAGATCAATAATAATCCAATTCCAACATTGGTTGTGAGACAAAATGGGGAAGCTTGGGACAGACCATTTGTGGCTATTTATGAGCCGGCTTTAAATAATATGAGCAATATTCAATTTGTAGATTATTTTGGGAAAGATGAGTTTGTCGGGATTCATGTGACCAATAAATCGGGTAGAGAAGATTTTATTTTTTCGAATGCTGTTGCCGATAAAAAATTGAACGAGAAACAATTTTCTATTACTGGAACTTACGGTATAATCAGTAAAAAAGCTGATGATTTTACTCTTTTTCTAGGGAATGGAAAAGTTATTTCAAATAGGAAGTATACCATTGACTTAGGGAATGAAGTTGCTTCGGCAGTATTGAAAAATGAAAATGGAGTAATGTTTTTTGGTACTGATAGGGTATCTGTTTTGACAGTTTCATTAGAGGGAAAATCGAAGGACGCTATTTTGACGGATGCTGCAGGAGTTATATATAAGGGAAATTACAACAGTAAAGAAAAAACGGTAAGTTTTAAATTGCCAGTAATGACCTATCAAACGATTAAACTTACAATTGATTAA